In a single window of the Mesoplodon densirostris isolate mMesDen1 chromosome 16, mMesDen1 primary haplotype, whole genome shotgun sequence genome:
- the NME4 gene encoding nucleoside diphosphate kinase, mitochondrial isoform X2: protein MCGLSGRAALRGLMCRTRAPVASLLARSSSGPSWTLERTLVAVKPDGVQRRLVGDVIQRFERRGFKLVGMKMLQAPESILAEHYHDLQRKPFYPALISYMSSGPVVAMVWEGPNVVCTSRAMIGHTNSAEAAPGTIRGDFSIHISRNIIHASDSVEGAQREIQLWFQSSELVDWADEGHHSSIYPA from the exons ATGTGCGGTCTCTCCGGGCGCGCGGCTCTGCGGGGGCTGATGTGCCGCACGCGGGCCCCGGTCGCCAGCCTGCTTGCGCGCTCCAGCTCTG GACCCTCCTGGACCCTGGAGCGGACCCTGGTTGCAGTGAAGCCAGACGGGGTGCAGCGGAGGCTCGTTGGGGATGTGATCCAGCGCTTTGAGAGGAGGGGCTTCAAGCTGGTGGGGATGAAGATGCTGCAG GCACCAGAGAGCATCCTTGCTGAGCACTACCACGACCTGCAGAGGAAGCCCTTCTACCCAGCCCTCATCAGCTACATGAGCTCCGGCCCGGTGGTGGCCATG GTCTGGGAAGGCCCCAATGTGGTCTGCACCTCGAGGGCCATGATAGGACACACCAACTCGGCTGAGGCTGCCCCTGGCACCATCCGGGGAGACTTCAGCATCCACATCAGCAG GAACATCATCCACGCCAGCGACTCCGTGGAGGGTGCCCAGAGGGAGATCCAGCTGTGGTTCCAGAGCAGTGAGCTGGTGGACTGGGCAGACGAAGGCCACCACAGCAGCATCTATCCAGCCTGA
- the NME4 gene encoding nucleoside diphosphate kinase, mitochondrial isoform X1, giving the protein MCGLSGRAALRGLMCRTRAPVASLLARSSSGGPSWTLERTLVAVKPDGVQRRLVGDVIQRFERRGFKLVGMKMLQAPESILAEHYHDLQRKPFYPALISYMSSGPVVAMVWEGPNVVCTSRAMIGHTNSAEAAPGTIRGDFSIHISRNIIHASDSVEGAQREIQLWFQSSELVDWADEGHHSSIYPA; this is encoded by the exons ATGTGCGGTCTCTCCGGGCGCGCGGCTCTGCGGGGGCTGATGTGCCGCACGCGGGCCCCGGTCGCCAGCCTGCTTGCGCGCTCCAGCTCTG GAGGACCCTCCTGGACCCTGGAGCGGACCCTGGTTGCAGTGAAGCCAGACGGGGTGCAGCGGAGGCTCGTTGGGGATGTGATCCAGCGCTTTGAGAGGAGGGGCTTCAAGCTGGTGGGGATGAAGATGCTGCAG GCACCAGAGAGCATCCTTGCTGAGCACTACCACGACCTGCAGAGGAAGCCCTTCTACCCAGCCCTCATCAGCTACATGAGCTCCGGCCCGGTGGTGGCCATG GTCTGGGAAGGCCCCAATGTGGTCTGCACCTCGAGGGCCATGATAGGACACACCAACTCGGCTGAGGCTGCCCCTGGCACCATCCGGGGAGACTTCAGCATCCACATCAGCAG GAACATCATCCACGCCAGCGACTCCGTGGAGGGTGCCCAGAGGGAGATCCAGCTGTGGTTCCAGAGCAGTGAGCTGGTGGACTGGGCAGACGAAGGCCACCACAGCAGCATCTATCCAGCCTGA
- the NME4 gene encoding nucleoside diphosphate kinase, mitochondrial isoform X3: protein MCGLSGRAALRGLMCRTRAPVASLLARSSSGGPSWTLERTLVAVKPDGVQRRLVGDVIQRFERRGFKLVGMKMLQAPESILAEHYHDLQRKPFYPALISYMSSGPVVAMVWEGPNVVCTSRAMIGHTNSAEAAPGTIRGDFSIHISSRGSADCPWDPQGAH from the exons ATGTGCGGTCTCTCCGGGCGCGCGGCTCTGCGGGGGCTGATGTGCCGCACGCGGGCCCCGGTCGCCAGCCTGCTTGCGCGCTCCAGCTCTG GAGGACCCTCCTGGACCCTGGAGCGGACCCTGGTTGCAGTGAAGCCAGACGGGGTGCAGCGGAGGCTCGTTGGGGATGTGATCCAGCGCTTTGAGAGGAGGGGCTTCAAGCTGGTGGGGATGAAGATGCTGCAG GCACCAGAGAGCATCCTTGCTGAGCACTACCACGACCTGCAGAGGAAGCCCTTCTACCCAGCCCTCATCAGCTACATGAGCTCCGGCCCGGTGGTGGCCATG GTCTGGGAAGGCCCCAATGTGGTCTGCACCTCGAGGGCCATGATAGGACACACCAACTCGGCTGAGGCTGCCCCTGGCACCATCCGGGGAGACTTCAGCATCCACATCAGCAG TAGGGGATCAGCAGACTGTCCCTGGGACCCCCAAGGTGCACACTGA